A window of the Brassica napus cultivar Da-Ae chromosome C5, Da-Ae, whole genome shotgun sequence genome harbors these coding sequences:
- the LOC106431648 gene encoding ctenidin-1, with translation MGRVMFWFLVSMYLCLIGHMIGEAAREGAMMSEAKSHDMGKSNRHVTGLKGELTAGGYGGGDPGYGGYGPGGGGVVIGGGFGGGSGAVGWDGGNRGGDPGYGSGGIGGGVIIGGGGGGGGGCGGSCGGGGGPGGGYGHLEASMMGSGKN, from the coding sequence ATGGGCAGAGTGATGTTTTGGTTTCTTGTTTCCATGTATCTATGCCTCATTGGCCATATGATTGGTGAGGCTGCAAGAGAAGGTGCCATGATGAGTGAAGCAAAATCCCATGATATGGGAAAGAGTAACCGACACGTAACGGGGTTAAAGGGTGAACTCACAGCTGGCGGCTATGGGGGCGGGGATCCAGGGTATGGTGGATACGGTCCAGGTGGTGGTGGTGTTGTGATTGGTGGTGGATTTGGTGGGGGTAGTGGTGCTGTGGGTTGGGATGGAGGAAACAGAGGAGGCGATCCGGGATACGGGTCAGGTGGTATTGGTGGTGGAGTCATCattggcggtggtggtggtggtggtggtgggtgTGGCGGTTCatgcggtggtggtggtggacctGGTGGTGGATATGGACACCTTGAAGCCAGCATGATGGGATCAGGCAAAAACTAG